DNA from Eucalyptus grandis isolate ANBG69807.140 chromosome 5, ASM1654582v1, whole genome shotgun sequence:
GGGCCCCTGCCACCCGATGTTGGAAACTTAAAGAACCTCATTTCTCTTGACGTTTCATACAATCAAATTTCAGGTGAGATTCCTACAACTTTGGGCAACTGTTTGGGACTTGAAGAGCTGTATATGCAGTCGAACCATTTTCAAGGACCCATTCCTCAGTTCAAGGGGTTAAAAGGCATCCGTTTTCTCGACCTTTCCAATAACAACCTGTCAGGGCAAATCCCAGAGTTTTTAGCTAACTTGTCGTCATCGCTGCAATTCTTGAATCTGTCTTTCAACGATCTCGAAGGCGAAGTACCTGTACGTGGGATATTTGGAAACACTAGTGCCTTCGAAGTTGATGGCAACCCAGAGCTATGTGGGGGCATACCTGAACTGCGTTTGCCTTCATGTCCAGCAAAATCGTTCCCGAGATCGATAAAGCATAGACCTTCGAGGTGGGTGGTGGACATAATCATTTGCGCTTCTTGTGCAGTGGCATTACTGTCCTTAATATCTCTTTTCTGGTTGAGAAACTCGAAGAAGGAACATCTGCCTACCCACTCCTTCGGCCATTTTCACAAGAGAATTTCCTATGATGCTCTATTCAAAGCTACCGACGGATTCTGTTCAAGCAAATTGATTGGTTCAGGTAATTTTTATATGTAGATGAACATTTAACTACAACAAATGAGTGAACACACTTCATAGTTCGTACAGTAGTACCACGTCGCATGACTGCAATAATTTTTAACTCTTGTTCAGGTAGTTTTGGCAATGTGTACAGAGGAACTCTTGGTCCCGATGGAAAAATCGTGGCCATCAAAGTTTTGAATCTCCAGCAGAAAGGAGCTTTCAAGGGCTTCTTGGCCGAATGCAAAGCACTCAGCAGCATTTGGCATCGTAACCTTGTTAAGATCTTGACTGCTTGTTCGAGCATTGACTCCCATTGTAATGACTTCAAAGCCTTGGTATACGAGTTCATGGTAAACGGCAACTTGGACATTTGGTTGCACCCAAACGACGAACACATGCAATTCAAACCTTTGAGCTTCCTGCAAAGATTGAACATCACGATCGATGTGGCCTCTGCTTTGGATTATCTTCACCACCAGTGCCGAACTCCAATCATCCACTGTGATCTGAAGCCAAGCAACATTCTTCTCGACGATGATTTCACGGCTCACATCAGTGATTTTGGATTGTCGAGGCTCATTTTCAATTCTAACAAAGACATCTTTTCGGGTCATCCTAGCTCCTCTGCTTTTCAGGGAACCATGGGTTACATTGCTCCAGGTACGGCTCTAAAGATCACAATTACATTTACATCCACAcaatcaaaagattttcaatgacCTTGTAGAGTAATCGAGCTAACAGGAACTTTTTCTGGACTGGCAGAATATGGAATGGGCGTTCGTCCATCAACAAGTGGGGATGTGTACAGTTTCGGAATTCTCTTGTTAGAGATGTTCACGGGAAGACGACCAACAGACAACATATTTAAAGAGAATTTTAACCTTCAGAAGTTCGTCAAGTCAGTGTTGTCAAAGCGAACAATGGGGATTTTGGATCAGTCGATTTTCTGTGGGGAAGTAGGCGAAA
Protein-coding regions in this window:
- the LOC120293558 gene encoding probable LRR receptor-like serine/threonine-protein kinase At3g47570 → MVNGNLDIWLHPNDEHMQFKPLSFLQRLNITIDVASALDYLHHQCRTPIIHCDLKPSNILLDDDFTAHISDFGLSRLIFNSNKDIFSGHPSSSAFQGTMGYIAPEYGMGVRPSTSGDVYSFGILLLEMFTGRRPTDNIFKENFNLQKFVKSVLSKRTMGILDQSIFCGEVGESMDKEGIWRDCGIDQAECLILVFEIGLICSAESPKDRKDMNGVARDLLSIRDKFLKTGIHEDRIQSPAPSKAPF